Sequence from the Anaerolineae bacterium genome:
CTGGGCCGCCACCTGCGGGGCGCCTCGACCCCGCCCGGTACGGGCCGGCCGCGCTGGCATGTGGACTATCTGCGCGCCATGGCGCAGCCCATCGCCTGGGGATACACCGTGGCGCCTGCTCCGGGCCTGCCTTGGGAATGCCTCTGGAGCCAGCGCCTGGCCGCTGCGCCGAGGGCCTGGGTTCCTGTGCCGGGCTTCGGCGCGTCGGACTGCCGCCACCGTTGCCCGGCCCATCTCATCGCCTTCCCTCCCGACGCGGAGCTGCTGGCATGGCTGCGCGAGAGGAGCAAGACCTGGGGCCTGACCTGGCACACCATGACGGACTAAGCGCCCTCTCCCCTGCGAGGAGGGCGCTT
This genomic interval carries:
- a CDS encoding GIY-YIG nuclease family protein — translated: MPSPMLPSTPGAYALALRLERPVGLRVGALGVWDFPEGVYVYLGSARGPGGIRARLGRHLRGASTPPGTGRPRWHVDYLRAMAQPIAWGYTVAPAPGLPWECLWSQRLAAAPRAWVPVPGFGASDCRHRCPAHLIAFPPDAELLAWLRERSKTWGLTWHTMTD